In a single window of the Diospyros lotus cultivar Yz01 chromosome 10, ASM1463336v1, whole genome shotgun sequence genome:
- the LOC127811127 gene encoding uncharacterized protein LOC127811127, translating into MVVVPPKRLRILAIKPYVGTTDKMDHLDLFTSHMMVQDASDAMWCRVFLEILKGYACAWYSNLAHHSITSFTQLRSSFLAHFAPLRRHQRSTMAFISLKQNQGESLKGFISRFNMEALSIENFDDSVAMVAFHNALRPGLFAQSLAKTPSLTFTYILGWAMKYINAKEVMQAERVEYTMKKKRKKHSEENKSEGRREDQKEKHHPQAPFNKRNRNKYCRFHQDHGHNTEECHQLKEEIQELINWGFLRSFIAREMNSQKGREWCSWSSPPRRDRAEEWDRVRNLPRRKRPLQTGEDHPQPPVFHTLTVREVLGAKGKEDSRVAQTSGVQSSKRGEIISFSNNNLPGYPNQNDLLVITAKLGKWELRQILVNPGSSSKILYRQAFLGIGY; encoded by the exons ATGGTTGTAGTGCCACCCAAACGTCTTCGCATTCTGGCTATCAAGCCCTATGTGGGGACTACTGACAAAATGGATCACCTGGATCTTTTTACTTCCCATATGATGGTGCAAGATGCGTCCGATGCaatgtggtgtagagtcttcCTAGAAATATTGAAAGGGTATGCATGCGCCTGGTACTCAAATCTGGCCCATCACTCTATAACAAGCTTCACGCAACTTCGGAGTAGTTTTCTGGCTCACTTCGCGCCTCTTCGGAGGCATCAGAGATCTACTATGGCTTTCATTAGCCTAAAGCAGAACCAGGGTGAGTCCTTGAAAGGTTTCATCTCGAGGTTTAATATGGAGGCCTTGAGCATCGAGAACTTCGACGATAGTGttgctatggtggcattccacAATGCCCTAAGGCCTGGCCTATTCGCTCAATCATTGGCCAAAACTCCCTCGCTCACGTTCACATATATCCTTGGTTGGGCAATGAAGTATATTAATGCTAAGGAAGTTATGCAGGCGGAGAGAGTTGAATAtaccatgaagaagaagagaaagaaacatTCCGAAGAGAATAAGAGTGAAGGTAGAAGGGAGGATCAAAAAGAAAAGCACCATCCTCA GGCACCATTTAACAAGAGGAACCGGAATAAGTATTGCCGCTTCCATCAGGATCATGGGCACAATACGGAGGAATGCCAccagttaaaagaagagatccAAGAGCTTATTAATTGGGGTTTCCTTAGGAGTTTTATTGCTAGGGAAATGAACTCCCAAAAGGGGAGAGAGTGGTGTTCGTGGAGTTCTCCCCCCAGGAGGGACCGAGCTGAAGAGTGGGATCGTGTTCGAAATTTGCCCCGGAGGAAGAGACCACTGCAAACAGGGGAGGATCATCCACAGCCCCCAGTGTTCCATACCCTCACCGTGAGGGAAGTCCTAGGAGCGAAGGGCAAGGAGGATTCAAGAGTAGCTCAAACCTCGGGGGTGCAGAGTTCGAAGAGAGGGGAGATAATCTCCTTTTCAAATAACAACCTCCCAGGGTATCCAAACCAAAATGATCTGTTGGTGATAACAGCTAAGCTTGGAAAGTGGGAGCTTCGGCAGATCCTAGTAAATCCAGGCAGTTCTTCAAAGATCTTGTATAGGCAAGCCTTCTTGGGTATCGGATACTAA